A section of the Rhodobacter sp. genome encodes:
- a CDS encoding S-(hydroxymethyl)glutathione dehydrogenase/class III alcohol dehydrogenase: MKTRAAVAFEAKKPLEIVELDLEGPKDGEVLVEIMATGICHTDAYTLDGFDSEGIFPSILGHEGAGIVREVGRGVTSVKPGDHVIPLYTPECRQCKSCLSGKTNLCTAIRATQGKGLMPDGTSRFSYKGQTIYHYMGCSTFSNFTVLPEIAVAKIREDAPFDKACYIGCGVTTGVGAVINSAKVTPGANVVVFGLGGIGLNVIQGARLVGADKIIGVDINDDKAQWGRMFGMTDFVNPTTIDGDIVAKLVEMTDGGADYTFDCTGNTTVMRQALEACHRGWGVSTVIGVAEAGKEISTRPFQLVTGRVWKGSAFGGARGRTDVPKIVDWYMNKKIEIDPMITHTLTLEEINKGFDLMHAGKSIRSVVVF; this comes from the coding sequence ATGAAAACCCGTGCCGCCGTCGCCTTCGAGGCGAAGAAACCCCTCGAGATCGTCGAACTGGATCTGGAAGGGCCCAAGGACGGCGAAGTTCTGGTCGAGATCATGGCGACCGGCATCTGCCACACCGACGCCTACACGCTGGACGGATTCGACAGCGAGGGGATCTTTCCGTCGATCCTGGGCCACGAGGGTGCCGGCATCGTGCGCGAGGTCGGGCGCGGTGTGACCTCGGTCAAGCCGGGCGATCACGTGATCCCGCTGTATACGCCCGAATGCCGCCAGTGCAAAAGCTGCCTGTCGGGCAAGACCAACCTGTGCACCGCGATCCGGGCGACGCAGGGCAAGGGGCTGATGCCCGATGGCACCAGTCGCTTCAGCTACAAGGGGCAGACGATCTACCACTACATGGGGTGTTCGACCTTTTCGAACTTCACCGTGCTGCCGGAAATCGCCGTCGCGAAAATCCGCGAGGACGCGCCGTTCGACAAGGCCTGCTACATCGGCTGTGGCGTGACCACCGGGGTGGGCGCGGTCATCAACTCGGCCAAGGTGACGCCCGGCGCGAATGTCGTGGTCTTCGGTCTGGGCGGGATCGGCCTGAACGTGATCCAGGGCGCGCGCCTGGTCGGCGCCGACAAGATCATCGGTGTCGATATCAACGACGACAAGGCCCAGTGGGGCCGCATGTTCGGCATGACCGATTTCGTCAACCCCACCACGATCGACGGCGACATCGTGGCCAAGCTGGTCGAAATGACCGACGGCGGTGCGGATTACACCTTTGACTGCACCGGCAACACCACGGTGATGCGTCAGGCGCTGGAAGCGTGCCATCGCGGCTGGGGCGTTTCCACCGTGATCGGCGTGGCCGAGGCCGGCAAGGAAATCAGCACCCGGCCGTTCCAGTTGGTCACCGGCCGGGTCTGGAAGGGCAGCGCCTTTGGCGGCGCGCGCGGTCGCACGGATGTGCCCAAGATCGTCGATTGGTACATGAACAAGAAAATCGAGATCGATCCCATGATCACCCACACCTTGACGCTGGAAGAGATCAACAAGGGCTTCGACCTGATGCACGCCGGCAAGTCGATCCGCTCGGTCGTGGTGTTCTGA
- a CDS encoding aldehyde dehydrogenase family protein: MPTVSEALSLMDYGPAPESPAVALDWLKGRTFGQFIAGAFTAPRDPFDSVNPATGAVLAQVSQGSEADVAAAVKAARAAARKWAGLSGGQRARHLYALARLMQKRERLFAVIESLDNGKPIRESRDIDVPLAVRHFYHHAGWAELIADEFPGMRPHGVCGQIIPWNFPLLMLAWKAAPALAAGNTVVLKPAEQTPLSALLFAELCIEAGLPKGVVNIVTGDGRTGAALVASDVDKIAFTGSTEVGRQIRRATAGSGKALTLELGGKSPFIVFAESDLDAAVEGVVDAIWFNQGEVCCAGSRILVQESVAERFTRRLKARMATLRVGDPLDKSTDIGAVVDRVQLDRIRGIVDQAVAEGAVLHQAPAPNGPGCFCPPALLTDLGAANIAMTEEIFGPVVALMTFRTPDEAVALANNTRYGLAASIWNENITAALDIAAQVKAGVVWINGTNLFDANAPFGGMRESGYGREGAREGMLAYLTGAGAGGRARNAPEALSPLPAGASGDAVDRTRKLYIGGAQKRPDGGYSYAVPGAQVPLGGRKDIRNAVEAAHKAGGWSRVTGHNRAQVLYFLAENLNARARDLGPGDEVAQAVERAFYWAAWADKYDGKVHSTASSQVTLAMKEPFGVMGIVCPEEAPLLGFVSTVLPAIAMGNRVIAVPSQANPVPALDLVQVLDTSDVPGGVVNIVTGPRAELTDTLAKHDDVAALWVFADATTCANAETQSAGNLKPVWADPLTRDWSGPQGQSREFLRRAVQVKTVWVPYGA, encoded by the coding sequence ATGCCCACCGTCTCCGAGGCTCTGTCACTCATGGATTACGGCCCCGCCCCCGAATCGCCCGCCGTGGCGCTGGACTGGTTGAAGGGCCGGACCTTTGGCCAGTTCATCGCTGGCGCCTTCACCGCGCCGCGCGACCCCTTTGACAGCGTCAATCCGGCGACGGGCGCGGTGCTGGCGCAGGTCTCGCAGGGGTCAGAGGCCGACGTGGCGGCGGCGGTCAAGGCCGCGCGCGCGGCCGCGCGGAAATGGGCGGGCCTTTCTGGCGGGCAGCGCGCGCGGCATCTCTACGCGCTGGCGCGGCTCATGCAGAAACGCGAACGGCTGTTCGCCGTGATCGAGTCGCTGGACAACGGCAAGCCGATCCGCGAATCGCGTGACATCGACGTGCCGCTGGCGGTGCGGCACTTCTATCACCACGCCGGCTGGGCCGAACTGATCGCAGACGAATTCCCCGGGATGCGGCCGCATGGCGTTTGCGGGCAGATCATCCCGTGGAACTTTCCGCTGCTCATGCTGGCGTGGAAGGCCGCGCCTGCGTTGGCGGCCGGAAATACGGTGGTGTTGAAACCGGCCGAACAGACGCCGCTCAGCGCGCTTTTGTTCGCCGAACTGTGCATCGAGGCCGGCCTGCCCAAGGGCGTGGTGAACATCGTTACCGGCGACGGGCGGACGGGCGCGGCGCTGGTGGCCTCGGACGTGGACAAGATCGCGTTCACCGGCTCGACCGAGGTCGGCCGCCAGATCCGGCGGGCGACGGCGGGCTCGGGCAAGGCGCTGACCCTGGAACTGGGCGGCAAATCGCCCTTCATCGTCTTTGCCGAGTCCGATCTGGACGCCGCCGTCGAAGGCGTCGTCGATGCGATCTGGTTCAACCAGGGCGAGGTCTGTTGCGCCGGGTCGCGCATACTGGTGCAGGAATCGGTGGCCGAGCGGTTCACCCGGCGGCTGAAAGCGCGCATGGCGACGCTGCGCGTGGGCGATCCTCTGGACAAGTCCACCGATATCGGCGCCGTGGTGGACCGGGTGCAACTGGACCGCATTCGCGGCATCGTCGATCAGGCGGTGGCCGAGGGCGCGGTGCTGCACCAGGCCCCCGCGCCGAACGGGCCGGGCTGCTTCTGTCCGCCCGCGCTGCTGACCGATCTGGGCGCGGCCAACATCGCCATGACCGAGGAAATCTTTGGCCCCGTGGTTGCGCTGATGACCTTTCGCACCCCGGACGAGGCCGTCGCGCTGGCGAACAACACGCGCTACGGTCTGGCCGCCAGCATCTGGAACGAGAACATCACCGCCGCGCTGGACATTGCCGCGCAGGTCAAGGCGGGCGTCGTCTGGATCAACGGCACCAACCTGTTCGACGCGAACGCACCCTTTGGCGGGATGCGCGAATCGGGTTACGGGCGCGAGGGCGCGCGCGAGGGGATGCTGGCCTATCTGACGGGCGCCGGCGCCGGTGGGCGCGCGCGCAACGCCCCCGAGGCGCTGTCACCCCTGCCGGCGGGTGCCTCGGGCGATGCCGTGGACCGCACGCGCAAGCTGTATATCGGGGGCGCGCAGAAACGACCCGATGGCGGCTATTCCTATGCCGTGCCGGGCGCGCAGGTGCCGCTTGGCGGGCGCAAGGACATCCGCAACGCCGTCGAGGCCGCGCACAAGGCTGGCGGCTGGTCCAGGGTGACGGGTCACAACCGCGCGCAGGTGCTCTATTTCCTGGCCGAGAACCTGAACGCCCGCGCGCGGGATCTTGGCCCCGGGGATGAGGTCGCGCAGGCGGTTGAAAGGGCCTTCTACTGGGCCGCCTGGGCCGACAAATACGACGGCAAGGTGCATTCGACCGCCTCGTCGCAGGTGACGCTGGCGATGAAGGAACCCTTTGGTGTGATGGGCATCGTCTGCCCCGAGGAAGCGCCGCTTCTGGGCTTTGTCAGCACGGTTCTGCCCGCGATCGCCATGGGCAACCGGGTGATCGCCGTGCCCTCGCAGGCCAATCCGGTGCCCGCGCTGGACCTGGTGCAGGTGCTGGACACCTCGGACGTGCCGGGTGGCGTGGTCAACATCGTCACCGGGCCGCGTGCCGAACTGACCGACACGCTGGCCAAGCACGACGACGTGGCGGCGCTGTGGGTCTTTGCCGATGCGACGACCTGCGCCAACGCCGAAACGCAATCGGCGGGCAATCTGAAACCCGTCTGGGCCGATCCCCTGACCCGCGACTGGTCCGGTCCCCAGGGGCAATCGCGCGAATTCCTGCGCCGCGCGGTTCAGGTCAAGACGGTCTGGGTGCCCTACGGCGCGTGA
- a CDS encoding ABC transporter substrate-binding protein, which produces MTMNRRQMLATSAAALALGGSLRPARAAGVSADEIVIGTHLDLSGPAAAGMARLRNATELAIAQANAAGGVHGRQIRFIVEDNGGQPQLAVRAVQKLIRSDEVFALLNPFGSGTNAATIGQAVEAGTIVFAPWAASAVMHQVAGNSPLLFTTVQNYNTTMQKAMERMIPVWGSQRVGLIMMEGPFGDLMRAGVVPAMASLGMEVVEDASYRPGEIDFSSQVARCRAANCDLIIAGTIIRETVGVMSEVNKLGWTDVKVLTGIPGRASLVAALGGADVNGLYGVGGWKMYPMDTTEPDAHAFIESYRAAYNADPDENAMIAYSYTNWFLSCLDAAGTDLTTDGFVAAAQASHHQDFTSYGEQTFVNNHAMPELVSIDQVQDGVWVQQVEPF; this is translated from the coding sequence ATGACTATGAACCGTCGTCAGATGCTCGCCACCAGTGCCGCGGCCCTGGCGCTTGGCGGCAGTCTGCGCCCGGCGCGCGCCGCCGGAGTCAGCGCCGATGAGATCGTCATCGGCACGCATCTCGACCTGTCCGGTCCCGCCGCCGCCGGCATGGCACGGCTGCGCAACGCGACCGAACTGGCGATTGCCCAGGCCAACGCGGCCGGCGGTGTCCACGGCCGCCAGATCCGCTTCATCGTCGAGGACAACGGCGGCCAGCCGCAGTTGGCCGTGCGCGCGGTGCAAAAGCTGATCCGCTCGGACGAGGTGTTCGCGCTGCTGAACCCGTTCGGATCGGGCACCAACGCGGCGACCATCGGCCAGGCCGTCGAAGCGGGCACCATCGTCTTTGCGCCCTGGGCGGCGTCGGCCGTCATGCACCAGGTCGCGGGCAACTCGCCGCTGCTGTTCACCACGGTGCAGAACTACAACACGACCATGCAGAAGGCGATGGAACGCATGATCCCCGTCTGGGGCTCGCAGCGGGTCGGCCTGATCATGATGGAGGGGCCGTTCGGCGATCTGATGCGTGCGGGCGTCGTTCCGGCAATGGCCAGCCTGGGCATGGAGGTCGTCGAGGACGCCTCGTATCGGCCGGGCGAGATCGACTTTTCCTCGCAGGTGGCACGCTGCCGGGCCGCGAACTGCGACCTCATCATCGCGGGCACCATCATCCGCGAGACCGTGGGCGTCATGTCCGAGGTGAACAAGCTGGGCTGGACCGACGTCAAGGTGCTGACCGGCATTCCCGGCCGGGCCTCGCTGGTGGCGGCGCTGGGCGGCGCGGATGTGAACGGGCTCTATGGGGTCGGCGGGTGGAAGATGTATCCGATGGATACCACCGAACCCGACGCCCATGCCTTTATCGAATCGTATCGCGCGGCCTACAACGCCGACCCGGACGAGAACGCGATGATCGCCTATTCCTATACGAACTGGTTCCTGTCCTGTCTGGACGCCGCCGGCACGGATCTGACGACCGACGGTTTCGTCGCCGCCGCGCAGGCCAGCCATCACCAGGATTTCACCAGTTACGGCGAGCAGACCTTTGTGAACAACCACGCCATGCCCGAACTGGTTTCGATCGACCAGGTCCAGGATGGCGTCTGGGTGCAACAGGTCGAACCGTTCTGA
- a CDS encoding lytic murein transglycosylase, with protein sequence MQLRAGLIWLFTILAMTAESAASVERSPFPQPRPTGGEAPPPQTRLVQDSATAPARSRHPQARPQGLRAPQAGTVTATPRAGRRDPQFDRWLAGFRRRALNAGIRARTLDTAFAGVSPDPDILQREAHQPEFSRPIWAYLDSAVSRSRIENGQRALRENRRVLDEIEARYGVDREVVVAVWGMESAYGTLRGQTPIIPALATLAMGSRRSDFYEQQLIGALRILQSGDVDARHMTGSWAGAMGHTQFIPTSYLAYAVDFRGDGVRDIWSDDPTDSLASTAAYLASHGWQRGQPWGVEVQVPRDFNPRLANTSRDVAEWRRLGLRPVRGSDLPRSGEATLLFPAGARGPAILTFRNFRVIKRYNNADAYAIAVGHLADRLRGGRAFVGDWPRDDRPLNRAEREELQRLLARAGHYSGTIDGRVGQGTLAGVRDWQAANGMPPDGYVSLALLDAMRRRR encoded by the coding sequence ATGCAGCTGCGCGCCGGACTTATCTGGCTTTTCACCATCCTGGCGATGACCGCCGAAAGCGCGGCCTCGGTCGAACGCTCGCCGTTCCCGCAGCCGCGCCCGACCGGCGGCGAGGCCCCGCCCCCGCAGACTCGGTTGGTGCAAGACAGCGCCACCGCCCCGGCCCGTTCGCGCCATCCGCAGGCGCGCCCCCAGGGGCTTCGCGCGCCGCAGGCCGGCACCGTCACCGCGACCCCGCGCGCGGGCCGGCGTGACCCTCAGTTCGACCGCTGGCTTGCCGGGTTTCGGCGCCGCGCGCTGAACGCCGGCATTCGGGCGCGCACCCTGGACACGGCCTTTGCCGGCGTCAGCCCCGACCCCGACATCTTGCAGCGCGAGGCCCACCAGCCCGAATTCAGCCGCCCGATCTGGGCCTATCTGGACAGCGCCGTTTCCCGCAGCCGGATCGAGAACGGCCAGCGCGCCCTGCGCGAGAACCGTCGCGTCCTGGACGAGATCGAAGCCCGCTATGGCGTGGACCGCGAGGTTGTCGTCGCGGTCTGGGGCATGGAAAGCGCCTATGGCACGCTCAGGGGGCAGACGCCGATCATTCCGGCGCTGGCAACGCTGGCCATGGGCTCTCGCCGGTCGGATTTCTACGAACAGCAACTGATCGGCGCGCTGCGCATCCTGCAATCGGGCGACGTGGACGCGCGGCACATGACCGGCAGTTGGGCCGGCGCGATGGGCCACACGCAGTTCATCCCGACCAGCTACCTGGCCTATGCGGTGGATTTCCGGGGCGACGGCGTGCGCGACATCTGGTCCGACGATCCGACCGATTCGCTGGCATCGACCGCCGCCTATCTGGCCAGCCACGGCTGGCAGCGCGGGCAACCCTGGGGGGTCGAGGTCCAGGTGCCGCGCGATTTCAACCCGCGCCTGGCCAACACCAGCCGCGATGTCGCGGAATGGCGGCGGCTGGGCCTGCGACCGGTTCGCGGCTCTGACCTGCCGCGTTCGGGCGAGGCGACCTTGCTGTTCCCGGCGGGGGCGCGCGGGCCGGCGATCCTGACCTTCCGCAACTTCCGCGTCATCAAGCGATACAACAACGCCGATGCCTATGCGATCGCCGTGGGCCATCTGGCCGACCGACTGCGCGGCGGGCGCGCCTTTGTCGGCGACTGGCCGCGCGACGACCGCCCCCTGAACCGCGCCGAGCGCGAGGAGCTGCAACGCCTGCTGGCGCGCGCGGGACACTATAGCGGCACCATCGACGGGCGGGTGGGCCAGGGCACGCTGGCAGGGGTGCGGGACTGGCAGGCGGCAAACGGGATGCCGCCCGACGGCTATGTCTCGTTGGCGCTGCTCGATGCCATGCGCCGCCGGCGCTGA
- the fghA gene encoding S-formylglutathione hydrolase, which yields MERLQRWRAHGGWQEVWRHDSAQTGTPMEFSVFLPEAAGNGPRPVVWYLSGLTCSWANVTEKGEFRAACARLGLVFVAPDTSPRGSDVPDDPEGAYDFGLGAGFYVDATQAPWSRHYRMRSYVESELPALIAQHFPVDMGRQAIMGHSMGGHGALTVALRNPGRFRSVSAFAPIVAPTDCPWGQKALGGYLGADPAAWADYDACRLIAGGARVQAMRVDQGAADGFLESQLRPDRLAAACEAAGQPLELTLHPGYDHSYYFIGSLMGAHLDWHARHLR from the coding sequence ATGGAGCGTTTGCAACGCTGGCGCGCGCATGGCGGCTGGCAAGAGGTCTGGCGCCATGACAGCGCCCAGACCGGCACGCCGATGGAGTTCAGCGTGTTCCTGCCCGAGGCCGCCGGGAATGGCCCGCGCCCCGTGGTCTGGTATCTGTCGGGGCTGACCTGTTCATGGGCCAATGTCACCGAAAAGGGCGAATTCCGCGCCGCCTGCGCCCGGCTGGGTCTGGTGTTCGTCGCGCCCGACACCAGCCCGCGCGGGTCGGATGTGCCCGACGACCCCGAGGGGGCCTATGACTTTGGCCTGGGGGCCGGGTTCTATGTGGATGCGACCCAGGCGCCCTGGTCGCGCCATTACCGGATGCGCAGCTATGTCGAATCCGAACTGCCCGCGCTGATCGCGCAGCATTTCCCGGTCGATATGGGGCGACAGGCGATCATGGGTCATTCCATGGGCGGACACGGCGCGCTGACGGTGGCGCTGCGCAATCCGGGCCGCTTCCGCTCGGTCAGTGCCTTTGCGCCGATCGTCGCGCCGACGGATTGCCCCTGGGGGCAAAAGGCGCTGGGCGGGTATCTGGGCGCCGATCCGGCGGCCTGGGCCGATTATGACGCCTGCCGCCTGATCGCGGGTGGCGCCCGGGTGCAGGCGATGCGGGTGGACCAGGGCGCGGCGGACGGGTTCCTCGAAAGCCAGCTCAGGCCTGACCGGCTGGCCGCCGCGTGCGAGGCGGCGGGCCAGCCGCTGGAGCTGACCCTGCATCCGGGATACGACCATTCCTATTACTTCATCGGCAGTCTGATGGGCGCGCATCTGGATTGGCACGCCCGTCACCTGCGCTGA
- a CDS encoding YjhX family toxin, giving the protein MNISRPEQRALHVLALGGRIQHERHDGRKITDITCFTRDGLVLSDCDLPVFLALRRKRLIESRAGSAYRISRRGRLAVRAQLDNQGG; this is encoded by the coding sequence ATGAATATCTCACGACCCGAACAGCGTGCGCTGCACGTTCTGGCCCTTGGCGGCCGCATCCAGCATGAGCGCCACGACGGCCGCAAGATCACCGACATCACCTGCTTCACCCGCGACGGTCTGGTCCTGAGCGATTGCGATCTGCCGGTGTTCCTGGCCTTGCGTCGCAAACGGCTGATCGAATCGCGCGCCGGCAGCGCCTATCGCATCTCGCGGCGCGGGCGACTGGCCGTGCGTGCGCAACTTGACAATCAAGGGGGCTGA
- the deoC gene encoding deoxyribose-phosphate aldolase produces the protein MTHARNPGLPLTTDWFDRVQVNRPAAERRAATLTTRRSVKKEHQAAWLVNAIRCTDLTTLSGDDTEDRVARLCAKARRPLADHIVQGLGLSEMPKTGAVCVYPTMVGAAKRALSNAGIPVASVATGFPAGLMPLDLRLAEIRYAVDHGADEIDIVITRAHVFAGDWTALYDEIAAMREASGAAHMKAILATGDLVTLSNVYAASMVAMQAGADFIKTSTGKEGVNATLPVSLTMVRALRDYGERTGYRIGFKPAGGLKTAKDAIAWQILMKEELGRPWLEPDLFRIGASSMLGDVERQLEHHVTGRYAAAHRHAIA, from the coding sequence ATGACGCACGCCAGAAACCCCGGATTGCCGCTGACGACCGACTGGTTCGACCGCGTGCAGGTCAACCGCCCCGCCGCCGAGCGCCGCGCCGCCACGCTGACCACGCGGCGCAGCGTGAAGAAAGAGCATCAGGCCGCCTGGCTGGTGAATGCGATCCGCTGCACCGACCTGACAACGCTGTCCGGCGACGACACCGAGGACCGCGTGGCGCGCCTGTGTGCCAAGGCGCGGCGCCCGCTGGCCGATCACATCGTCCAGGGTCTGGGCCTGTCCGAGATGCCGAAAACCGGCGCGGTCTGCGTCTATCCGACGATGGTGGGCGCGGCCAAGCGGGCGCTGTCCAACGCGGGGATTCCCGTGGCCTCGGTCGCCACCGGGTTTCCGGCGGGGCTGATGCCGCTGGACCTGCGCCTGGCCGAGATCCGCTATGCCGTCGATCACGGCGCCGACGAAATCGACATCGTCATCACCCGCGCGCATGTCTTTGCCGGCGACTGGACCGCCCTTTACGATGAGATCGCCGCCATGCGCGAGGCCAGCGGCGCGGCGCACATGAAGGCGATTCTGGCGACCGGGGATCTGGTCACGCTGTCGAATGTCTATGCGGCGTCGATGGTGGCGATGCAGGCGGGGGCGGATTTCATCAAGACCTCGACCGGGAAAGAGGGGGTGAACGCCACGCTTCCGGTCAGCCTGACCATGGTGCGGGCGCTGCGCGACTATGGCGAGCGGACGGGCTACCGGATCGGCTTCAAGCCGGCGGGCGGGTTGAAGACCGCCAAGGATGCCATCGCCTGGCAGATCCTGATGAAGGAAGAGCTGGGTCGCCCCTGGCTCGAACCCGACCTGTTCCGCATCGGTGCCTCGTCCATGCTGGGCGATGTCGAGCGCCAGCTCGAACATCATGTCACCGGCCGCTACGCCGCCGCGCACCGTCACGCCATCGCCTGA
- a CDS encoding ABC transporter ATP-binding protein, translating to MTELPKTLTFRMPAEASPLGYRQRPTTPLLEVERLRKTFAHADAPAVHRVSLALGDGELLALLGPSGCGKTTTLRMIGGFEQPDEGRITFQGHDITHLPPESRGIGFVFQDYALFPHLSVLDNVKFGLRALPRAQAQDRADEMLRLVGLSDLGKRRPHQLSGGQQQRVALARALAVAPKLILLDEPFSNLDAKMRVETRQEVRRLLKKTGATGILVTHDQEEALALADRIAVMDGGRVVQVGTPDEIYRNPVSEFVANFIGRSNFLSGTATGMTVQTDFGNLPMSRAANGAVRLAVRPEQIMLMPDPEGTATIVGREFRGHDQIYWVQQGDTCLEVISGPGQQYAIGARVTMRICDCVVPLT from the coding sequence ATGACCGAACTGCCCAAGACCCTGACCTTCCGGATGCCGGCTGAGGCCTCGCCGCTGGGCTATCGCCAGCGGCCGACCACGCCCCTGCTGGAGGTCGAGCGCCTGCGCAAGACCTTTGCCCATGCCGATGCGCCGGCGGTGCACCGCGTCTCGCTGGCGCTGGGCGATGGCGAGCTGCTGGCGCTGCTGGGGCCGTCGGGCTGCGGCAAGACAACCACCCTCAGGATGATCGGCGGGTTCGAGCAGCCCGACGAGGGGCGCATCACCTTTCAGGGCCACGACATCACCCACCTGCCGCCCGAATCCCGTGGCATCGGCTTCGTCTTTCAGGACTATGCGCTGTTCCCGCATCTGAGCGTGCTGGACAACGTCAAGTTCGGACTGCGCGCCCTGCCCCGCGCCCAGGCGCAGGACCGCGCCGACGAGATGCTGCGCCTTGTCGGTCTGTCCGACCTGGGCAAGCGGCGCCCGCACCAGCTTTCCGGCGGCCAGCAACAGCGGGTCGCGCTGGCGAGGGCGCTCGCCGTCGCGCCCAAGCTGATCTTGCTGGACGAACCCTTTTCGAACCTCGACGCCAAGATGCGCGTGGAAACCCGGCAAGAGGTGCGCCGCCTGCTGAAAAAGACCGGCGCCACCGGCATTCTGGTGACCCACGACCAGGAGGAAGCCCTGGCGCTGGCCGACCGCATCGCGGTGATGGACGGCGGGCGCGTGGTGCAGGTCGGCACCCCGGACGAGATCTACCGCAACCCGGTCAGCGAATTCGTCGCGAATTTCATCGGTCGGTCGAACTTTCTGTCCGGCACGGCGACCGGCATGACCGTGCAGACCGACTTTGGCAACCTGCCGATGTCGCGCGCGGCGAATGGCGCGGTACGCCTGGCGGTGCGTCCCGAACAGATCATGCTCATGCCCGACCCCGAGGGCACCGCAACCATCGTCGGGCGCGAATTCCGGGGACATGACCAGATCTACTGGGTGCAGCAGGGCGACACCTGCCTCGAGGTGATCTCGGGGCCCGGGCAGCAATATGCCATCGGCGCGCGCGTGACGATGCGCATCTGCGATTGCGTGGTTCCGCTTACCTGA
- a CDS encoding N-acetyltransferase has protein sequence MRIRPEIASDATRIDTVVTEAFKTAAHASGTEAQIVRLLRADGALQLSLVAEEDGVILGYVAVSAARIGDAEGWSLFGPLAVSPEKQRQGIGSALMTEALARLRGAARGAVLVGDLTYYRRFGFRVWPGLFLPGVPDYATLALPLEPGVEPAGELFLHPAFALDMP, from the coding sequence ATGCGGATTCGGCCCGAAATCGCCAGCGACGCCACGCGGATCGACACCGTGGTGACCGAGGCCTTCAAGACCGCCGCACACGCCAGCGGCACCGAGGCGCAAATCGTCCGCCTGCTGCGCGCCGATGGGGCGCTGCAACTCTCGCTTGTAGCCGAGGAGGATGGCGTGATTCTTGGTTATGTTGCCGTCTCGGCGGCACGGATCGGCGACGCGGAGGGATGGAGCCTGTTCGGCCCCCTCGCCGTGTCGCCCGAGAAGCAGCGGCAGGGTATCGGCAGCGCGTTGATGACCGAGGCGCTGGCCCGGTTGCGCGGTGCCGCACGCGGCGCGGTGTTGGTCGGCGACCTGACCTATTATCGCCGCTTCGGCTTTCGCGTCTGGCCGGGCCTGTTCCTGCCCGGCGTGCCGGATTACGCAACCCTGGCCCTGCCGCTGGAACCCGGTGTCGAACCGGCGGGAGAACTGTTCCTCCACCCGGCCTTTGCGCTGGATATGCCATAA